In Paractinoplanes brasiliensis, the following proteins share a genomic window:
- a CDS encoding glycoside hydrolase domain-containing protein, with amino-acid sequence MSRLPARLRLSPRKIAISVLVAAVVAGMSSFALTRADAATFSTVQPGSFTGEAFDACTAPPSASMKAWRAKSPYKAIGIYIGGVNRGCAQPQLTSAWVKEQVQAGWKLLPLYVGPQATCTTIGGGRKLIDNATADTQGRVAASDAVAKAQALGLARESIIIYDMESYRTDDAACRQGVLAFMNGWTARLHDNGYFSGFYSSAASGIAHQVANYTKPGYTRPDYVDFARWDQKVTLSDPLIPATVWPGKRRMKQYRGGHKETHGGVTINIDNNYVDFAPLPRTKAADVTGNGWADVLGRSSTGVMSAFSGNGSLVDINQRRTLGTGFASMTAVVRIGDLDRDGREDVVARHANGELWFYPATATGFGPRKKVGAGFHVLREITAIGDLTGDGYPDLLAISRGNFLYLYAGQSGAKLSGARVVGAGWAGKTELAGAGDFNRDGFPDLAARLDSDGKLYLWTGRKGGFTGKRLSLGVAAGDLRDVIGVGDFDRDGFPDLAAVQKPTGALVLLPGAGTSLRAPFRLANGFGGIAPLA; translated from the coding sequence ATGTCTCGTCTGCCCGCGCGCCTGCGCCTTTCGCCCCGCAAAATCGCGATCAGCGTGCTCGTTGCCGCCGTGGTGGCCGGCATGTCGTCGTTCGCGCTGACCCGTGCCGACGCCGCCACGTTCTCGACCGTGCAACCGGGCAGCTTCACCGGTGAGGCGTTCGACGCCTGCACCGCGCCGCCCAGCGCCTCGATGAAGGCGTGGCGGGCCAAGTCGCCGTACAAGGCAATCGGCATCTACATCGGTGGCGTCAACCGGGGGTGCGCCCAGCCGCAGCTCACCAGCGCCTGGGTCAAGGAGCAGGTGCAGGCCGGCTGGAAACTGCTGCCCCTGTACGTCGGGCCGCAGGCCACCTGCACCACCATCGGCGGCGGACGCAAGCTGATCGACAACGCGACCGCCGACACCCAGGGCCGCGTCGCCGCCTCGGACGCCGTCGCGAAGGCCCAGGCGCTCGGGCTGGCCCGCGAGAGCATCATCATCTACGACATGGAGTCGTACCGGACCGACGACGCCGCCTGCCGTCAGGGTGTGCTCGCGTTCATGAACGGCTGGACGGCCCGGCTGCACGACAACGGCTACTTCTCCGGCTTCTACTCCAGCGCCGCGTCGGGCATCGCTCACCAGGTGGCCAACTACACCAAGCCCGGTTACACCCGCCCCGACTACGTGGACTTCGCCCGCTGGGACCAGAAGGTCACTCTCTCCGACCCGCTGATCCCGGCGACGGTTTGGCCCGGCAAGCGGCGTATGAAGCAGTACCGCGGCGGCCACAAGGAGACGCACGGCGGCGTCACGATCAACATCGACAACAACTACGTCGACTTCGCGCCGCTGCCCAGGACCAAGGCGGCCGACGTCACCGGCAACGGCTGGGCCGACGTGCTGGGCCGGTCGTCCACGGGTGTCATGTCGGCCTTCTCCGGCAACGGCTCGCTGGTCGACATCAACCAGCGGCGCACGCTGGGCACAGGCTTCGCCTCGATGACCGCGGTCGTGCGCATCGGCGACCTGGACCGCGACGGCCGCGAGGACGTGGTGGCCCGCCACGCCAACGGCGAGCTGTGGTTCTATCCGGCCACGGCCACCGGCTTCGGCCCGCGCAAGAAGGTCGGCGCCGGCTTTCACGTGCTCCGTGAGATCACCGCGATCGGCGACCTCACCGGCGATGGTTATCCCGACCTGCTGGCCATCTCCCGGGGCAACTTCCTCTACCTGTACGCGGGGCAGTCCGGCGCCAAGCTGAGCGGCGCTCGCGTGGTCGGCGCGGGCTGGGCCGGCAAGACCGAGCTGGCGGGCGCCGGTGATTTCAACCGCGACGGCTTCCCGGACCTGGCCGCCCGGCTCGACTCGGACGGCAAGCTCTATCTGTGGACGGGTCGTAAGGGCGGCTTCACCGGCAAACGCCTGTCCCTGGGCGTCGCGGCCGGCGACCTGCGCGACGTGATCGGCGTGGGCGACTTCGACCGGGACGGCTTCCCCGACCTGGCCGCCGTGCAGAAGCCGACCGGCGCCCTCGTGCTGCTGCCCGGCGCGGGCACTTCGCTGCGGGCCCCGTTCCGCCTCGCCAACGGTTTCGGCGGCATCGCCCCGCTCGCCTAG
- a CDS encoding STAS domain-containing protein encodes MADSYQIGQERADDRTATVLRPSGDLDINARDDLSLAIVEALREHPSVTVDLADVTFIDSEALGALIDGYNEAVARGARYRVVNAKGGVARVLTVSGVQGLFDAADGSSGS; translated from the coding sequence GTGGCGGACTCCTACCAGATCGGCCAGGAACGCGCGGACGACCGGACCGCGACGGTCCTGCGCCCCAGCGGTGATCTGGACATCAACGCGCGTGACGACCTCAGCCTCGCCATCGTCGAGGCGCTCCGCGAGCATCCGAGCGTGACCGTCGACCTCGCCGATGTCACGTTCATCGACTCCGAGGCGCTGGGCGCGCTGATCGACGGCTACAACGAGGCCGTCGCGCGCGGCGCCCGCTATCGCGTCGTCAACGCCAAGGGCGGGGTCGCTCGTGTGCTGACCGTCTCAGGTGTGCAAGGCCTCTTCGACGCTGCGGACGGGTCGTCGGGCTCGTAA
- a CDS encoding intradiol ring-cleavage dioxygenase gives MAHGTGPVYQGRRLPRPDEEVVDQGLGFDLGTLVNRRHVLRGLGVGAAVLGLAACSDDSPSGTASGTATGEIPDETAGPYPGDGSNGPDVLEQSGVVRSDIRSSFGTAGGTAQGVPMTLELTILDMADNDAPFKDVAVYVWHCDREGRYSLYSEGVTDQNYLRGVQIADASGKVRFTSIFPACYTGRWPHVHFEVYPGRADITDSTKAIATSQVALPKDVSDKVYATTGYSSSVSNLSRLTLASDNVFGDDEAALQMGAVSGDVSSGFTVTLTVKVDTTTQPSGGGAPGGAGGGTGGTPPTGQVP, from the coding sequence ATGGCGCACGGCACCGGGCCGGTTTACCAGGGACGACGGCTCCCACGGCCGGACGAGGAGGTCGTCGATCAGGGGCTGGGCTTCGACCTGGGCACGCTGGTCAACCGGCGGCATGTGCTGCGCGGGCTCGGCGTCGGCGCCGCGGTGCTGGGGCTGGCCGCGTGCAGCGACGACTCGCCGTCCGGGACGGCTTCGGGCACGGCGACCGGTGAGATCCCCGACGAGACTGCCGGGCCGTACCCAGGGGACGGGTCGAACGGGCCGGACGTGCTGGAGCAGAGCGGGGTGGTCCGCAGCGACATCCGGTCGAGCTTCGGCACGGCCGGCGGCACTGCTCAGGGCGTACCGATGACCCTGGAGCTGACGATCCTGGACATGGCCGACAATGATGCGCCGTTCAAGGATGTCGCGGTCTATGTGTGGCATTGCGATCGGGAGGGGCGCTACTCCCTCTACTCCGAGGGCGTCACCGACCAGAACTACCTGCGCGGCGTCCAGATCGCCGACGCCTCGGGCAAGGTGCGGTTCACCAGCATCTTCCCGGCCTGTTACACCGGGCGGTGGCCGCACGTCCACTTCGAGGTCTATCCGGGCCGGGCCGACATCACCGATTCCACCAAGGCCATCGCCACCTCGCAGGTCGCGCTGCCCAAGGACGTCAGCGACAAGGTGTACGCCACCACGGGCTACTCGTCGTCGGTGAGCAACCTGAGCCGGCTCACGCTGGCCTCCGACAACGTCTTCGGCGACGACGAGGCCGCCCTGCAGATGGGCGCGGTCTCGGGCGACGTCTCGAGCGGGTTCACGGTGACGTTGACCGTGAAAGTGGACACGACCACCCAACCGAGCGGTGGCGGGGCGCCTGGCGGAGCCGGCGGCGGTACCGGGGGCACTCCGCCGACCGGTCAGGTTCCGTAA
- a CDS encoding phage holin family protein, producing MAISPHEPSAAPVARSWRAELRALLSWRRILTRLQAVLRSALVTFVVLTVTLWLMPGVESNDVVDTLGLVAIVAGVGAVLRPLLLLGITALGGWGAMLLGLIAQIVVIVVALEIDPADRISGLPSLVGTAILAVVFAAIVDWMADSGSDDTFVREARRLMRGVRRRQSRLAGGPVVTFRRPRQGTEPGLIMVQFDGLSEPVLRWAVRAGNLPTLGHWLRSGSHSMRGWHTGLPSTTPASQAGILHGATRQIPAFRWFEKDTGKLMVTNRPRDAAVLEPRLSDGRGLLRDGGVSIGNAFSGDAAVSLLTVSHAALPGRSARGWAAFMASPYGFTRALVLGVGEVITELHQARLQRRRNLQPRVSRSGAFLALRPASMLLRDVNVSLIAEQMARGAPAIYCDLVDYDEVAHHAGPARPESMRQLESLDRMLGVLERLAPEAARRYHLVVLSDHGQSQGATFRQRYGESLDRVVERFSAGDEVKAPESPAESEATREPDFPQPPVPPLLVVSSGNLALVYLTKFEQRLDRAAIDREYPRLIHGLAAHPGIGLVIVRGEDGPIALGTSGVHHLRDGVVEGVDPLIPYGPKARHDLLRHQEAAHVGDLVLISCVDSVTEEVAAFEELVGSHGGLGGWQTEAVLVHPARWPVTGAELDGPDAVHHQLVEWLAMLGLRTRTPAADEVARLEHNAHDKQLEHNAHDKQLEREAHDKQLEREAHDKQLEREAHDKQLEHEAPEKIFESPGSPRLSRTRDG from the coding sequence GTGGCCATCAGCCCGCACGAGCCCTCCGCCGCTCCGGTCGCCCGCAGCTGGCGTGCCGAGTTGCGTGCGCTGCTGAGCTGGCGCCGCATCCTCACCCGGCTCCAGGCGGTGCTGCGCAGCGCGCTGGTGACCTTCGTCGTGCTGACCGTCACCCTCTGGTTGATGCCGGGCGTGGAGAGCAACGACGTCGTCGACACCCTCGGCCTGGTGGCGATCGTCGCCGGGGTCGGCGCGGTGCTGCGGCCGCTGCTGCTGCTCGGCATCACCGCGCTGGGCGGCTGGGGCGCGATGCTGCTCGGCCTGATCGCGCAGATCGTGGTCATCGTGGTCGCCCTCGAGATCGACCCGGCCGACCGGATCAGCGGCCTGCCGTCGCTGGTGGGCACGGCGATCCTGGCCGTGGTGTTCGCCGCGATCGTCGACTGGATGGCCGACAGCGGGTCCGACGACACGTTCGTCCGCGAAGCGCGGCGGCTCATGCGGGGCGTCCGCCGCCGTCAGTCCCGGCTGGCCGGCGGCCCGGTCGTCACGTTCCGCCGTCCCCGGCAGGGCACCGAGCCGGGCCTGATCATGGTGCAGTTCGACGGGTTGTCGGAGCCGGTGCTGCGCTGGGCCGTGCGGGCCGGCAACCTGCCCACCCTGGGTCATTGGCTGCGCTCGGGCAGCCACAGCATGCGGGGCTGGCACACCGGCCTGCCGTCGACCACGCCCGCCTCGCAGGCCGGCATCCTGCACGGCGCGACCCGCCAGATCCCGGCGTTCCGGTGGTTCGAGAAGGACACCGGCAAGCTGATGGTGACCAACCGGCCCCGCGACGCCGCGGTGCTCGAGCCCCGGCTCAGTGACGGCCGGGGCCTGCTGCGCGACGGCGGGGTGAGCATCGGCAACGCGTTCAGCGGCGACGCGGCGGTCAGCCTCCTCACGGTGAGCCACGCGGCGCTGCCCGGCCGGTCCGCGCGGGGGTGGGCGGCGTTCATGGCTTCCCCGTACGGCTTCACCCGCGCCCTCGTGCTGGGTGTGGGCGAGGTGATCACCGAGTTGCACCAGGCCCGGCTGCAGCGCCGCCGCAACCTGCAGCCCCGGGTCAGCCGGTCAGGCGCTTTCCTGGCCCTGCGCCCGGCGTCTATGCTCCTGCGTGACGTGAACGTGTCGCTGATCGCCGAGCAGATGGCCCGCGGCGCCCCGGCGATCTACTGCGACCTGGTCGACTACGACGAGGTGGCCCATCACGCCGGCCCGGCCCGGCCCGAGTCGATGCGCCAGCTCGAAAGCCTCGACCGCATGCTCGGGGTGCTGGAACGGCTCGCTCCCGAGGCGGCCCGCCGCTATCACCTGGTGGTGCTTTCCGATCACGGGCAGAGCCAGGGCGCGACGTTCCGCCAGCGCTACGGCGAGAGCCTCGACCGGGTGGTCGAGCGGTTCTCGGCGGGTGACGAGGTCAAGGCGCCCGAGTCGCCGGCCGAGTCCGAGGCGACGCGGGAACCCGACTTCCCCCAGCCGCCTGTGCCCCCGCTGCTGGTGGTGTCGTCGGGCAACCTGGCCCTGGTCTACCTGACCAAGTTCGAGCAGCGGCTGGACAGGGCCGCCATCGACCGCGAGTATCCCCGGCTCATCCACGGCCTGGCAGCGCATCCGGGCATCGGCCTGGTGATCGTGCGCGGCGAGGACGGGCCGATCGCGCTGGGCACCTCCGGCGTCCATCACCTGCGTGACGGCGTCGTCGAGGGCGTCGACCCGCTGATCCCGTACGGGCCCAAGGCTCGTCACGACCTGCTGCGCCACCAGGAGGCCGCGCATGTGGGCGACCTGGTGCTGATCAGCTGCGTCGATTCGGTGACCGAGGAGGTCGCGGCGTTCGAGGAACTGGTCGGTTCGCACGGCGGGCTCGGCGGCTGGCAGACCGAGGCCGTGCTGGTGCACCCCGCGCGCTGGCCGGTGACCGGGGCCGAGCTCGACGGACCCGACGCGGTGCATCACCAGCTGGTCGAATGGCTGGCCATGCTCGGCTTGCGGACCCGGACGCCGGCCGCCGACGAGGTGGCGCGGCTGGAGCACAACGCCCACGACAAACAGCTGGAGCACAACGCCCACGACAAACAGCTGGAGCGCGAGGCCCACGACAAACAGCTGGAGCGCGAGGCCCACGACAAACAGCTGGAGCGCGAGGCCCACGACAAACAGCTGGAGCATGAGGCCCCAGAAAAGATCTTCGAGTCGCCGGGGTCACCGAGACTTTCCCGGACGCGCGACGGTTAA
- a CDS encoding DedA family protein, with amino-acid sequence MPPQADLPGLLNGVAPILDRWGYLAIAGVIGVESFGVPAPGQTIMVAAAIYAGAGRMSIFAVAALSFVAAVVGDNIGYWIGVRGGRKLALRWGRYVFLTPERLARAEGFFARRGGRVVVIARFIDGLRQLNGVIAGITAMPWRTFLLYNAIGAALWVGVWTTVAYLFGTHLVEIIEHAHRYQWQAIAVGVLVVATYVILHVRHIRRRRARQETVEEAAA; translated from the coding sequence ATGCCACCTCAAGCCGACCTCCCCGGGCTCCTGAACGGGGTCGCCCCGATCCTCGACCGATGGGGTTACCTGGCCATTGCCGGGGTCATCGGTGTGGAGAGCTTCGGGGTGCCCGCGCCCGGCCAGACGATCATGGTGGCCGCGGCCATCTACGCCGGCGCCGGGCGGATGAGCATCTTCGCCGTCGCGGCCCTCTCGTTCGTCGCGGCCGTGGTCGGCGACAACATCGGTTACTGGATCGGTGTGCGCGGTGGCCGCAAACTGGCGCTGCGCTGGGGCAGGTACGTGTTCCTGACCCCCGAGAGGCTGGCCCGCGCCGAGGGCTTCTTCGCCCGGCGCGGCGGCCGGGTCGTGGTGATCGCCCGCTTCATCGACGGGCTGCGCCAGCTCAACGGCGTGATCGCCGGCATAACGGCGATGCCCTGGCGGACCTTCCTGCTCTACAACGCCATCGGCGCCGCCCTGTGGGTGGGCGTGTGGACCACCGTGGCGTACCTGTTCGGCACCCACCTGGTCGAGATCATCGAACACGCGCACCGATACCAGTGGCAGGCGATCGCCGTGGGCGTGCTGGTGGTGGCGACGTACGTCATCCTGCACGTGCGGCACATCCGCCGCCGCCGCGCCCGGCAAGAAACGGTGGAGGAAGCGGCCGCCTGA
- a CDS encoding glycoside hydrolase family 18 protein, which translates to MRARFVLIILVLLGLAGCGSADDEPAPAAAAPKVVGYFTGWGTYARDFQVKGLDTSGAAGRLTHLLYAFGKVTGGKCAVADRWADHEKPVEAGQSVDGVADQVTDPARGNIGQLRRLKAQHPGLKVLWSFGGWTGSGGFTQVARDPDTFARSCHDLLTDRRWTGVFDGIDVDWEYPNACGMSCDRSGPEALGRVLGSLRTAFGPDAVITAAVPGDSSKLEATDYRAAAEHADWLSAMTYDYFGAGGEAAQKVQKTAPHSPLTAYPGIPRETSTASATVEKLLALGVPPEKILLGVGFYGRGWTGVTSAEPGGEASGPAAGRYEKGLEEYEHLIKRCPPTGTIAGTAYASCGDQWWSYDTPQTIKTKMAYARNKALGGAFAWELSGDTAQSDLLTAVSDGLRRP; encoded by the coding sequence GTGCGCGCCCGATTCGTCTTGATCATCCTTGTCCTGCTCGGACTCGCCGGCTGCGGGTCCGCCGACGACGAGCCCGCTCCCGCTGCCGCCGCGCCCAAGGTGGTCGGCTACTTCACCGGCTGGGGGACCTACGCCCGCGACTTCCAGGTGAAGGGCCTGGACACGAGCGGGGCCGCCGGGCGACTGACCCACCTGCTGTACGCCTTCGGCAAGGTCACCGGGGGCAAATGCGCCGTCGCCGACCGCTGGGCCGACCACGAGAAGCCGGTCGAGGCCGGGCAGAGCGTCGACGGCGTCGCCGACCAGGTCACCGACCCGGCCCGGGGCAACATCGGGCAGCTGCGCCGGCTCAAGGCCCAACACCCCGGGCTCAAGGTGCTGTGGTCGTTCGGCGGCTGGACCGGGTCGGGCGGCTTCACCCAGGTGGCGCGGGACCCCGACACGTTCGCCCGGTCGTGCCACGACCTGCTCACCGACCGCCGCTGGACGGGCGTCTTCGACGGCATCGACGTGGACTGGGAATACCCGAACGCGTGCGGGATGAGCTGCGACAGGAGCGGCCCGGAGGCGCTCGGCCGGGTGCTGGGCTCGCTGCGCACGGCGTTCGGACCCGACGCGGTGATCACTGCCGCGGTGCCCGGCGACTCCTCGAAGCTGGAGGCCACCGACTACCGGGCGGCGGCCGAGCACGCCGACTGGCTCAGCGCGATGACGTACGACTACTTCGGCGCCGGTGGCGAGGCGGCGCAGAAGGTGCAGAAGACAGCACCGCATTCACCACTGACCGCGTACCCGGGCATTCCGCGCGAGACGTCGACCGCCTCGGCCACCGTCGAGAAACTGCTCGCACTGGGCGTCCCGCCGGAGAAGATCCTGCTCGGGGTCGGCTTCTACGGACGCGGCTGGACGGGCGTGACCAGCGCGGAACCGGGCGGGGAAGCGAGCGGTCCGGCCGCCGGGCGCTACGAGAAAGGGCTCGAGGAATACGAACACCTGATCAAGCGCTGCCCGCCGACCGGCACGATCGCCGGCACCGCGTACGCCTCCTGCGGCGACCAGTGGTGGTCCTACGACACCCCGCAGACGATCAAGACCAAGATGGCGTACGCCCGGAACAAGGCCCTCGGAGGCGCGTTCGCCTGGGAACTCTCCGGCGACACAGCCCAATCGGACCTGCTCACCGCCGTGTCGGACGGGCTGCGGCGCCCCTAG
- a CDS encoding Dyp-type peroxidase, giving the protein MTAPRSVAPTVESQAVLAPLTDAAIFLVATVRPGGEATVRDLLEDLSGLQRTVGFRLPAAQLSCVTGIGSDLWDRLFTGPRPRELHRFRSWKGPKHTAPSTPGDLLFHIRAGQMDVCFELAAKIAERLRGAGDIVDETHGFKYFDERDLLGFVDGTENPTGVKARHAAIVGDEDEPFAGGSYVMVQKYVHDLEAWNALKVEDQEAAIGRTKLDNVELPDDVKAPNSHLALNVVEDADGNELKILRDNMPFGSVKDGQFGTYYIAYAATPDIPELMLRRMFLGEPYGTYDRILDFSTPLTGSLFFVPAAGFLDDLPD; this is encoded by the coding sequence ATGACCGCCCCTCGTTCCGTGGCGCCGACCGTCGAGTCGCAGGCGGTGCTGGCGCCGCTCACCGATGCCGCGATCTTTCTCGTCGCCACCGTCCGTCCCGGCGGCGAGGCCACCGTCCGCGACCTGCTGGAAGATCTGAGCGGGCTGCAGCGTACGGTCGGCTTCCGGCTGCCCGCGGCTCAGCTCTCCTGCGTCACCGGCATCGGCTCCGACCTGTGGGACCGGCTGTTCACCGGCCCCCGCCCGCGCGAGTTGCACCGCTTCCGATCGTGGAAGGGTCCCAAGCACACCGCGCCGTCGACCCCGGGCGATCTGCTCTTTCACATCCGGGCCGGGCAGATGGACGTCTGCTTCGAGCTGGCCGCCAAGATCGCCGAGCGGCTGCGCGGGGCCGGCGACATCGTCGACGAGACGCACGGCTTCAAGTATTTCGACGAGCGCGACCTGCTCGGCTTCGTCGACGGCACCGAGAACCCCACCGGCGTCAAGGCCCGGCACGCCGCGATCGTCGGCGACGAGGACGAGCCGTTCGCCGGCGGCAGCTACGTGATGGTGCAGAAGTACGTCCACGACCTCGAGGCGTGGAACGCGCTGAAGGTCGAGGACCAGGAGGCGGCGATCGGGCGCACCAAGCTCGACAACGTCGAACTGCCGGACGACGTGAAGGCGCCCAACTCGCACCTGGCCCTCAACGTGGTCGAGGACGCGGACGGCAACGAGCTCAAGATCCTGCGCGACAACATGCCGTTCGGTTCGGTCAAGGACGGGCAGTTCGGCACGTACTACATCGCGTACGCGGCCACCCCAGACATCCCCGAGCTGATGCTGCGCCGGATGTTCCTGGGCGAGCCGTACGGCACGTACGACCGCATCCTCGACTTCTCCACCCCGTTGACCGGGTCGCTGTTCTTCGTCCCGGCCGCCGGCTTCCTCGACGATCTGCCCGACTAA
- a CDS encoding RNA polymerase sigma factor SigF: MTVTETTSTTQAETLPAAATAPADSAAELLNAMAAMPAGHPSRASLRDRAIEAWLPLARHLAHRYSGRGEPTDDLIQTATVGLIKAVDKFDPERGVDFAGYAIPTIIGEIKRHFRDRTWSVRVPRRLQELRLAITEANATLTHSLGRSPTVADVAAHLGVTEEDVLEGLEGARAYNATSLSTPISADGTTELGDTLGGEDSEFELAETRVALGPALATLDEREQKILTLRFYGNLTQSQIADQIGISQMHVSRLLTKALTKLRGQLAADTL, translated from the coding sequence ATGACCGTCACCGAGACCACCAGCACAACGCAGGCCGAGACGCTTCCGGCCGCGGCCACCGCGCCCGCCGACAGCGCCGCCGAGCTGCTGAACGCGATGGCCGCGATGCCGGCCGGCCACCCGTCCCGCGCCTCGCTGCGCGACCGGGCGATCGAGGCGTGGCTGCCCCTCGCCCGTCACCTCGCCCACCGCTACTCCGGCCGCGGCGAGCCCACCGACGACCTCATCCAGACCGCCACGGTCGGCCTGATCAAGGCGGTCGACAAGTTCGACCCCGAGCGCGGCGTCGACTTCGCGGGCTACGCGATCCCCACCATCATCGGTGAGATCAAGCGCCACTTCCGCGACCGCACCTGGTCGGTCCGGGTGCCCCGCCGGCTGCAGGAGCTGCGCCTGGCGATCACCGAGGCCAACGCGACGCTCACCCACTCGCTCGGGCGCTCGCCGACAGTCGCCGACGTCGCCGCCCACCTCGGCGTCACCGAGGAAGACGTGCTGGAGGGCCTGGAGGGCGCTCGCGCCTACAACGCCACCTCGCTGTCCACCCCGATCAGCGCCGACGGCACCACCGAGCTGGGCGACACCCTGGGCGGGGAGGACTCCGAGTTCGAGCTGGCCGAGACCCGCGTGGCCCTGGGCCCGGCGCTGGCCACGCTCGACGAGCGCGAGCAGAAGATCCTGACGCTGCGCTTCTACGGCAACCTGACCCAGTCGCAGATCGCCGACCAGATCGGCATCTCGCAGATGCACGTCTCGCGCCTGCTCACCAAGGCCCTGACCAAGCTGCGCGGCCAGCTCGCCGCCGACACCCTGTAA
- a CDS encoding HAD-IA family hydrolase, producing MPDTGPEPFDITTVRAILFDMDGTLVDSDGAVLRSWLSWAAEYGVDGQEAYEMAHGSPSATTVRKLLPHLDEAALVVASARQLELQYDDLSDVRPTPGARELLLQLTRKGLPWAVVTSADSRLAKARLNAAGIVAPVLVTTDDIAAGKPDPEGYRRAAELLQVDPKDCLVVEDAEVGLQAGRAAGARTAALRGLDGDLRLRTLADLATLLG from the coding sequence GTGCCCGATACCGGCCCCGAGCCGTTCGACATCACGACCGTACGGGCGATCCTGTTCGACATGGACGGCACGCTGGTCGACTCCGACGGCGCCGTCCTGCGGTCGTGGCTGTCGTGGGCCGCCGAGTACGGGGTCGACGGCCAGGAGGCGTACGAGATGGCGCACGGCAGCCCGAGCGCGACCACCGTACGCAAGCTCCTGCCGCACCTCGACGAGGCCGCCTTGGTGGTCGCTTCGGCCCGGCAGCTCGAGCTGCAGTACGACGACCTCTCCGACGTGCGCCCGACCCCTGGCGCCCGCGAACTGCTGCTGCAGCTCACCCGCAAGGGCCTGCCGTGGGCCGTGGTCACCAGCGCCGACTCGCGGCTGGCCAAGGCCCGGCTCAACGCGGCCGGGATCGTCGCCCCGGTGCTGGTGACGACCGACGACATCGCGGCCGGCAAGCCCGACCCGGAGGGCTACCGGCGGGCCGCGGAGCTGCTGCAGGTCGACCCGAAGGACTGCCTGGTGGTCGAGGACGCCGAGGTCGGACTGCAGGCGGGCCGGGCCGCGGGCGCACGCACGGCGGCACTACGCGGACTCGACGGCGACCTGCGGCTGCGGACACTGGCCGACCTGGCCACGCTGCTCGGTTAG
- a CDS encoding SLC13 family permease: protein MSLIVAAVLLAAVLVFAVVRPRGLPEAVAAVPAAALAIALGLVSWDDAWAEFRELGPTVGFLAAILLLAHLADEHGVFQYAGRAAARISRGDPPRLLVAVFVTAALTTAFLSLDATVVLLTPVVLATAARVGARARPSAFASAHLANSASLLLPVSNLTNLLAFAASGLGFLAFTGLMTLPWLAVIVVEYLVFRLYFRADLRVREQPRPDAGNGPAPAYALTVLGLTLAGFAVVHPLGVHPAWGAVTGAAFLAVPHRVPPRTLIREANLPFCAFVLALGVVVLAVQQHGLESFLAAIVPHHADLLGLLAVAFLGAVLANLLNNLPATLALLPVVEARPGLLLAMLIGVNVGPNLTYVGSLATLLWRQILHTHDAAPHPRDFLRLGVLTVPPALVAGVLALWVSLRLAGIAD from the coding sequence GTGTCCTTGATCGTCGCGGCGGTTCTGCTGGCCGCAGTGCTGGTCTTCGCCGTGGTGCGCCCGCGTGGCCTGCCGGAGGCCGTAGCCGCCGTACCCGCCGCCGCCCTGGCGATCGCCCTCGGTCTGGTGTCGTGGGACGACGCGTGGGCCGAGTTCCGCGAGCTCGGGCCGACCGTCGGCTTTCTCGCCGCGATCCTGCTCCTCGCCCACCTGGCCGATGAACACGGCGTCTTCCAGTACGCCGGGAGGGCCGCGGCCCGGATCAGCCGGGGCGACCCGCCGCGCCTGCTCGTCGCGGTCTTCGTCACGGCCGCCCTGACCACCGCGTTCCTCAGCCTGGACGCCACCGTGGTGCTGCTGACCCCGGTCGTGCTGGCCACCGCGGCCCGGGTCGGCGCCCGCGCCCGGCCGTCCGCGTTCGCCTCTGCCCACCTGGCCAACTCGGCGTCGCTGCTGCTGCCCGTCTCGAACTTGACCAACCTGCTCGCCTTCGCCGCCAGCGGCCTGGGCTTTCTGGCCTTCACCGGGCTGATGACGTTGCCCTGGCTGGCCGTGATCGTCGTCGAGTACCTGGTGTTCCGGCTGTACTTCCGGGCCGACCTGCGGGTGCGCGAGCAGCCCCGGCCCGACGCCGGCAACGGGCCGGCCCCGGCGTACGCGCTGACCGTGCTCGGCCTCACGCTGGCCGGCTTCGCTGTCGTCCACCCCCTCGGGGTGCACCCGGCCTGGGGCGCGGTGACCGGCGCCGCCTTCCTGGCCGTGCCCCACCGGGTGCCGCCGCGCACCCTGATCCGCGAGGCGAACCTGCCGTTCTGCGCTTTCGTGCTCGCGCTCGGCGTGGTGGTGCTCGCGGTGCAGCAGCATGGCCTCGAGAGCTTCCTCGCCGCGATCGTGCCCCACCACGCCGACCTGCTCGGGCTGCTGGCCGTCGCGTTCCTCGGCGCGGTGCTGGCGAACCTGCTCAACAACCTGCCGGCCACGCTCGCCCTGCTGCCGGTGGTCGAGGCCAGGCCGGGGTTGTTGCTGGCGATGCTGATCGGCGTGAATGTCGGCCCGAACCTGACGTACGTGGGTTCGCTGGCGACCCTGCTCTGGCGGCAGATCCTGCACACCCACGATGCGGCGCCCCACCCACGCGACTTCCTCCGGCTCGGCGTGCTGACCGTGCCGCCCGCGCTGGTCGCCGGCGTGCTGGCGCTGTGGGTGAGCCTGCGCCTCGCGGGCATCGCGGATTGA